In Thalassospira marina, the following are encoded in one genomic region:
- a CDS encoding helix-turn-helix domain-containing protein, with the protein MDQTSRILSLRDVASQINSGGDLETILHQLIAGACRHAHWALGSIMAIDAAHGYAHVLARYDPTLLQRPLPNKWELAMSPSLIALQRNEPVYIRDARESEEFPGYRKEAFERDYRTVLVMPMNCEDFEGRPMVLSVIARQVTEVSELDLAFLGMITHLGTIAVEREHRFHAARQSAESLQQVLGAHSTLLRHVLSDGSVYSLSKMLADMVPAPLVVVDFTTNQVIAGKSPARTEYDDDAWQKAASSTLAPQLLKFSREQTEHADDEKTSLFLRDDRHHLTLPVQVAALIVDQQTVGALVIFSDQPAFTDLEKLLLESGCFALSVQMMRSVIRFRSETRTRAELFFDVVEARWKKADDVYQRAQRLGLDFKNAQQLVVIDFPKNEASYDGDTVDVERVVSRITQQQSINAGMVAIEGGFVCLIPEQAGLGREKLAKLTKRIADDLAHHFDEAPLVLASETCSSLGDYPAIWERCGRMIRIARSFGSTGAISSDGFGPLPMLVAASDAQDVKSFVHESIGEIARHDRENGTPYLETLSMFLREGCRNQACADTMGLHVTTLRYRLTRMQELFGIDLETANSRFAIELAIRLYDVMHNSRN; encoded by the coding sequence TTGGATCAGACATCACGGATATTGTCGCTTCGCGACGTCGCCAGCCAGATCAATAGTGGCGGCGACCTTGAAACGATCCTGCATCAGCTTATTGCCGGGGCGTGCCGCCATGCGCATTGGGCGCTGGGTTCGATCATGGCGATTGATGCTGCACATGGTTATGCCCATGTTTTGGCGCGCTATGATCCGACATTGCTGCAACGCCCGCTTCCCAATAAATGGGAACTGGCAATGAGCCCGTCATTGATTGCCCTGCAGCGCAACGAGCCGGTCTATATTCGTGATGCCCGCGAGTCAGAAGAATTTCCCGGTTATCGCAAAGAAGCATTCGAGCGCGATTATCGCACTGTCCTTGTCATGCCGATGAATTGCGAGGATTTTGAAGGCCGCCCGATGGTTTTAAGCGTAATTGCCCGTCAGGTAACCGAGGTTAGCGAGCTTGACCTGGCTTTTTTAGGCATGATCACGCATTTGGGGACAATCGCAGTTGAACGTGAACACCGTTTCCATGCGGCCCGCCAGTCTGCCGAAAGTTTGCAACAGGTATTGGGTGCGCACAGCACGCTTTTGCGCCATGTGCTAAGCGACGGGTCGGTTTATTCATTATCAAAAATGCTGGCCGATATGGTGCCTGCGCCATTGGTGGTGGTTGATTTCACCACCAATCAGGTGATTGCGGGTAAATCGCCTGCCCGGACGGAATATGATGATGATGCCTGGCAAAAGGCGGCCTCATCAACATTGGCACCACAGCTTTTGAAATTCAGCCGTGAACAGACCGAACACGCCGATGATGAAAAAACCAGCCTGTTTCTGCGTGATGACCGGCACCATCTGACCCTGCCTGTACAGGTCGCCGCCCTGATTGTTGATCAGCAAACTGTCGGCGCGCTGGTTATTTTCAGCGATCAGCCTGCTTTTACCGACCTTGAAAAGCTGCTGCTTGAAAGCGGGTGTTTCGCGCTTAGCGTACAAATGATGCGCAGCGTGATCCGGTTTCGGTCCGAAACACGCACCCGTGCGGAACTGTTTTTTGATGTGGTCGAAGCGCGCTGGAAAAAGGCCGATGATGTCTATCAGCGGGCGCAACGGCTGGGGTTGGATTTTAAAAATGCGCAACAGCTTGTTGTAATCGACTTTCCCAAAAACGAAGCCAGCTACGATGGTGATACAGTCGATGTGGAACGTGTTGTTTCGCGCATCACCCAGCAACAATCGATCAATGCGGGCATGGTGGCAATTGAGGGTGGTTTTGTTTGCTTGATTCCGGAACAGGCCGGTTTGGGCCGTGAAAAACTGGCAAAGCTGACCAAACGCATAGCCGATGACCTGGCCCATCATTTTGACGAGGCCCCACTGGTTCTGGCCAGTGAAACCTGTTCGTCGCTGGGGGATTATCCGGCAATCTGGGAACGTTGCGGCCGTATGATCCGTATTGCGCGGTCGTTTGGCTCGACCGGCGCCATTTCCAGCGACGGGTTTGGACCGCTGCCCATGCTGGTCGCGGCATCCGATGCCCAGGATGTCAAAAGTTTCGTGCATGAAAGCATTGGTGAAATCGCCCGGCATGACCGCGAAAATGGCACGCCCTATCTTGAAACCCTGTCGATGTTTTTGCGGGAAGGCTGCCGCAACCAGGCCTGTGCCGATACCATGGGCCTGCATGTTACCACCTTGCGCTATCGCCTGACGCGGATGCAGGAACTGTTTGGCATCGACCTTGAAACAGCCAATAGCCGCTTTGCTATTGAACTTGCCATTCGCCTGTATGATGTGATGCATAATTCGCGAAACTAG
- a CDS encoding transporter substrate-binding domain-containing protein — protein sequence MKKVIGMTASALVLAMSFMAGSAQAGAVLDRIMANKTLTVATDANWAPQSFVNDQNELDGFDVDVAKGIGKYLGVDVKFVTPGWDIITAGHWQGRWDMHVGSMTPTKEREKVFDFPAVYYYTPAAVAVHKDSKATKLSDLDGKVVGATTTSTFEAYANHDLVLDAAGAPAFTYQFTPGQVKSYANSSTAFDDLRLGDGTRLDAVLSSLPSILDAQKAGYPIRQLGDPVFYEPLAVAIEHGDPELKEKIAAAIADMKADGTLGKISVKWYGVDYTTTK from the coding sequence ATGAAGAAAGTAATTGGAATGACTGCATCTGCACTGGTGCTTGCCATGTCTTTCATGGCGGGTTCCGCGCAGGCAGGGGCTGTCCTGGACCGGATCATGGCCAACAAAACGCTTACCGTTGCAACCGATGCCAACTGGGCACCCCAGTCATTTGTCAATGACCAGAACGAACTGGATGGTTTTGACGTTGATGTTGCCAAGGGCATTGGCAAATATCTGGGTGTTGACGTTAAATTTGTAACGCCGGGCTGGGATATTATCACTGCGGGTCACTGGCAGGGCCGCTGGGATATGCATGTTGGTTCTATGACGCCGACCAAGGAACGCGAAAAGGTTTTCGATTTCCCCGCTGTCTATTACTACACGCCCGCTGCCGTTGCCGTGCACAAGGACAGCAAGGCAACCAAACTTTCCGATCTTGATGGCAAGGTTGTTGGCGCAACGACCACATCCACCTTTGAAGCCTATGCCAACCATGATCTGGTTCTCGATGCAGCAGGTGCGCCTGCCTTCACCTATCAGTTCACGCCGGGCCAGGTAAAATCCTATGCCAATTCGTCAACCGCCTTTGATGATTTGCGCCTGGGCGATGGCACGCGCCTTGATGCGGTTTTATCCTCCCTTCCCAGTATTCTTGATGCGCAAAAGGCCGGTTATCCGATCCGCCAGCTTGGCGATCCGGTATTTTACGAACCGCTTGCCGTTGCCATCGAACATGGCGACCCCGAACTGAAAGAAAAAATCGCCGCGGCCATTGCCGATATGAAGGCCGACGGAACGCTCGGTAAAATTTCCGTCAAATGGTACGGCGTCGATTACACAACAACAAAATAA
- a CDS encoding Lrp/AsnC family transcriptional regulator, producing the protein MIRLDDLDLKILSVLQREGRITKVKLAEAVNLSPSPCWERLKRLEDHGVISGYHAHINPAFFARQTIVLTEIKLRQHRHCDFRQFEDYICQIPEIVECFALGGGLDYLFKVLCADVDGYQRLIDRLLCAEIGIDQYFTYIVTKKIKTSPFIPLQDAGLSR; encoded by the coding sequence ATGATCCGTCTTGACGATCTTGATCTGAAAATTTTGTCCGTTCTGCAGCGCGAAGGGCGCATAACCAAGGTCAAGCTGGCCGAGGCCGTAAATCTTTCACCCAGTCCGTGCTGGGAACGCCTTAAAAGGCTCGAGGATCATGGCGTTATTTCCGGCTACCACGCCCATATCAACCCGGCCTTTTTCGCCCGGCAAACCATTGTTCTCACCGAAATCAAACTTCGGCAGCATCGACACTGCGATTTTCGCCAGTTTGAAGATTACATCTGCCAAATACCGGAAATCGTTGAATGCTTTGCCCTTGGCGGCGGGCTGGATTACCTGTTCAAGGTGCTGTGCGCGGATGTTGATGGCTATCAACGCCTGATAGATCGGCTGTTATGTGCCGAAATCGGCATTGATCAGTATTTCACCTATATCGTGACCAAAAAAATCAAAACCAGCCCGTTTATACCGCTTCAGGATGCCGGCCTGTCGCGGTAG
- a CDS encoding sugar phosphate isomerase/epimerase family protein, whose translation MSANVQKLILHPTVARHATFVMDTVIARQVGFDGLELSATKLDAFLAAGLTQDDLRSYLDGLDCPGLGYLADIERSDATAASLFADAEKLFKMAAMAGAKGVQVLTGPLDVQQVIDCQNQPALRRDHAFLRLDHKDQIALCAANLQKLADLAAPYGLVLYLEALGWSPVNCLADQLEIIDRAARDNVRIVIDYWHCHVSGDTPDMVAKIDKSLIYGVHFCDSNPYPGGIPIEPVLRDVPIGKGAINLKHWTDAVKATGYQGWWSAELFCLRQHQQDSLVIARDLYDLMVEHIR comes from the coding sequence ATGTCCGCAAACGTGCAGAAACTGATCCTTCATCCAACCGTCGCCCGACATGCGACCTTTGTTATGGATACTGTCATTGCACGCCAGGTCGGATTTGACGGGCTGGAACTTTCGGCAACGAAACTGGATGCATTTTTGGCCGCTGGCCTGACACAGGATGACTTGCGATCTTACCTGGATGGCCTTGATTGCCCCGGCCTTGGCTATCTAGCCGATATTGAACGCAGTGATGCAACGGCAGCCAGCCTGTTTGCGGATGCGGAAAAGCTTTTTAAAATGGCGGCAATGGCCGGTGCCAAGGGCGTGCAGGTGTTAACCGGCCCGCTTGATGTGCAACAGGTTATTGATTGCCAAAATCAGCCAGCCCTGCGACGCGATCATGCGTTTCTACGGCTGGATCACAAAGACCAGATCGCCCTTTGTGCCGCCAATTTGCAAAAACTGGCAGACCTTGCTGCTCCCTATGGGTTGGTGTTGTATCTTGAGGCACTGGGCTGGTCACCGGTTAATTGCCTTGCCGACCAGTTGGAAATTATTGACCGTGCTGCGCGTGATAATGTGCGTATCGTGATTGATTACTGGCATTGCCATGTTTCGGGTGACACACCCGATATGGTTGCCAAGATTGATAAATCATTGATTTACGGGGTGCATTTTTGTGATTCAAACCCCTATCCGGGGGGCATTCCGATCGAGCCTGTTTTGCGCGATGTGCCAATTGGCAAGGGTGCGATCAACCTTAAACACTGGACCGATGCAGTCAAAGCAACCGGTTATCAGGGCTGGTGGAGTGCCGAGCTTTTTTGTCTGCGCCAGCACCAGCAGGACAGCCTTGTCATCGCGCGGGACCTGTATGATTTAATGGTTGAACATATTCGCTGA
- a CDS encoding alpha/beta fold hydrolase: protein MAQSAQHTVGDVTLNYRIEGSGSIPLVCIHGVGSRLEAWENVVSQLKDDFVILTFDLRGHGRSSRVRGRYEIDDFVNETLALADKAGFAQFHLAGFSLGGMIAQRLALTHQDRLRKLILLSTVAGRTPEERERVLERLDALRNGKPAQHHDASLSRWLTEAFQQANPELIERLRKFDSENDQDCYAAAYRVLAETDFGGFLDQIRKPTLIVTGQDDQGSNPRMAEYMHARIPGSRLEILPGLRHSILIEAPALVASLMRDFLQTKEANSHD from the coding sequence ATGGCGCAGAGCGCACAACATACCGTGGGGGATGTCACCCTGAACTACCGGATCGAAGGGTCCGGTAGCATCCCGCTGGTTTGCATTCACGGCGTCGGATCACGGCTGGAGGCATGGGAAAATGTTGTCAGCCAGCTAAAGGATGATTTCGTTATCCTGACCTTTGATCTGCGCGGGCATGGTCGTTCCAGCAGGGTGCGCGGGCGTTATGAAATTGATGATTTCGTCAATGAAACGCTGGCACTGGCCGATAAGGCCGGATTTGCACAGTTTCACCTTGCCGGGTTTTCGCTGGGCGGCATGATCGCCCAGCGCCTGGCCCTGACCCATCAGGACAGGCTGCGCAAACTGATATTGCTTTCAACCGTTGCCGGGCGCACCCCCGAAGAACGCGAACGCGTGCTGGAACGTCTTGATGCCCTGCGCAATGGTAAACCGGCCCAACACCATGATGCATCATTGTCGCGCTGGCTGACCGAAGCTTTCCAGCAGGCTAACCCGGAACTGATTGAACGGTTGCGCAAATTTGACAGTGAAAACGACCAGGACTGTTATGCCGCGGCTTACCGCGTGCTGGCTGAAACCGATTTTGGCGGTTTTCTTGATCAAATCCGTAAACCAACCCTGATTGTAACCGGGCAGGATGACCAGGGGTCAAACCCGCGCATGGCCGAATATATGCATGCCCGCATCCCCGGTTCGCGCCTCGAAATTTTGCCGGGTCTTCGCCATTCCATATTGATCGAGGCGCCGGCCCTGGTCGCCAGTCTGATGCGCGATTTCCTGCAAACAAAGGAAGCAAACAGCCATGACTGA
- a CDS encoding aldehyde dehydrogenase yields the protein MKTTLQSLEGSRQNLFIDGQFVAPKNGKYIPSYDPTTGKPWYEFAQGDQDDVEAAVKAANQAFRNPAWRRMTQTDRGRLLRRLSQLIADHADSLAEIETRDNGKLIKEMRAQMAALPDTYDYFAGMADKLQGETIPVNKLDMLNYNTREPLGVVGMITPWNSPLMLLTGTLAPCLAIGNTVVIKPSEHATASTLALAELIVEAGFPAGVVNVVTGTGASAGEALTRHSDIAKYVFTGSTDTGRRIAGNAAQNLVPCSMELGGKSPHVVFADVEIENAVNGIVSGVFAAAGQTCVAGSRCFVEASVYDRFVEALVERTRHIQIGHPMNAETDIGPLALADQLSKVEHYVSSGVSEGATVAVGGKRPWAHEQSGGWYFEPTVMTDASNNMAFMRDEIFGPVVGVMPFRSEEEMITLANDTRYGLASGIWTQNIDRALRFANQVDAGTVWINTYRSSSFMSANGGFKQSGYGRRGGFEVMREFSRLKNIIIDYSGVMQDPFVMRLK from the coding sequence ATGAAAACCACCCTTCAGTCCCTGGAAGGTTCACGCCAGAACCTTTTCATCGATGGCCAGTTCGTCGCCCCGAAAAACGGCAAATATATTCCCAGTTACGACCCGACCACGGGTAAACCCTGGTACGAATTTGCCCAGGGCGACCAGGATGATGTTGAAGCCGCGGTTAAGGCCGCCAACCAGGCATTCCGCAACCCGGCCTGGCGCCGTATGACCCAGACGGACCGTGGCCGCCTGCTGCGTCGATTGTCGCAACTGATTGCCGATCATGCCGATAGCCTGGCGGAAATTGAAACCCGCGATAACGGCAAGCTGATCAAGGAAATGCGCGCCCAGATGGCCGCCCTGCCCGATACCTATGATTATTTTGCCGGCATGGCTGACAAGCTGCAGGGGGAAACCATCCCGGTCAACAAGCTGGATATGCTGAATTACAACACGCGTGAACCGCTGGGTGTTGTGGGCATGATCACGCCGTGGAATTCGCCGTTGATGCTGTTAACCGGCACGCTGGCACCCTGCCTTGCCATTGGCAATACCGTGGTGATCAAACCATCCGAACACGCAACGGCATCTACCCTTGCCCTGGCCGAACTGATTGTTGAGGCGGGCTTCCCCGCCGGTGTGGTTAACGTTGTGACAGGTACTGGTGCGAGTGCGGGCGAAGCCCTGACCCGCCATTCTGACATTGCCAAATATGTCTTTACCGGCAGTACCGACACCGGTCGCCGCATTGCCGGTAATGCCGCCCAGAACCTTGTACCCTGTTCCATGGAGCTGGGCGGCAAATCCCCGCATGTTGTGTTTGCCGATGTTGAAATTGAAAATGCGGTCAATGGCATTGTGTCGGGCGTTTTTGCCGCTGCCGGGCAAACCTGCGTTGCCGGTTCGCGCTGCTTTGTCGAGGCATCGGTTTATGATCGCTTTGTCGAAGCCCTGGTTGAACGCACCCGCCATATTCAGATCGGCCATCCCATGAATGCCGAAACCGATATTGGCCCGCTGGCCCTGGCCGATCAGCTTTCAAAGGTTGAACATTACGTATCATCAGGTGTTAGCGAAGGGGCAACAGTGGCCGTTGGCGGCAAACGCCCGTGGGCACATGAACAGTCCGGTGGCTGGTATTTTGAACCCACCGTCATGACCGATGCCAGCAACAATATGGCCTTCATGCGTGATGAAATCTTTGGGCCGGTCGTTGGCGTTATGCCGTTCCGGTCCGAAGAAGAAATGATCACGCTGGCAAATGACACCCGTTACGGTCTGGCATCGGGCATCTGGACGCAAAATATCGACCGCGCCCTTCGGTTCGCCAATCAGGTCGATGCTGGCACGGTTTGGATCAATACCTATCGCAGTTCGTCATTTATGTCGGCGAATGGCGGCTTCAAGCAGAGCGGTTATGGTCGCCGGGGTGGCTTTGAAGTCATGCGCGAATTCTCCCGTCTGAAAAACATCATCATCGACTATTCCGGCGTCATGCAGGACCCGTTTGTCATGCGTCTCAAATAA
- a CDS encoding carboxymuconolactone decarboxylase family protein, whose protein sequence is MTDSKLKTSGEQVRRKVLGDTYVDRAMKDQDPFGQPLQDVLNEYCWGMAWTNDGLDLKQRSLLNLGMLAASNRMHEFGIHFRGAIRNGLSEKELQAALIQIAVYCGIPAGVEAFRVAKSVRREMKENGEQ, encoded by the coding sequence ATGACTGATTCAAAACTTAAAACCAGTGGCGAACAGGTTCGCCGCAAGGTGCTGGGCGATACCTATGTTGACCGGGCAATGAAGGATCAAGACCCGTTCGGCCAGCCTTTGCAGGACGTATTGAACGAATATTGCTGGGGCATGGCCTGGACAAATGATGGCCTGGATTTGAAACAGCGCAGCCTTTTGAATTTGGGCATGCTCGCTGCGAGCAACCGGATGCATGAATTTGGCATTCATTTTCGCGGTGCCATTCGCAATGGGCTGAGTGAGAAGGAACTGCAGGCAGCCCTTATTCAGATTGCTGTTTATTGCGGTATTCCCGCAGGTGTCGAGGCATTTCGCGTGGCGAAATCGGTACGCCGGGAAATGAAAGAAAACGGGGAACAATAA
- a CDS encoding amino acid synthesis family protein has protein sequence MSLGIRKICTFLEETHLEGGREVPRPTNIVVVAAIIKNPWAGRGFVENLRPEILDIAMDLSHQMTNRLLVQMPGEKIEACGKSAAVGINGEIEHASAMIHTLRFGNPFREAIGGTNYLEFTNTRNAPGALMALPMMHKSETGKRSHFLTANFQIADAPGPDEIMVAIGAADNGRPHARIADRFQDLAELEA, from the coding sequence ATGTCGCTGGGCATTCGTAAAATTTGTACATTTCTGGAAGAAACCCATCTTGAAGGCGGGCGGGAAGTCCCACGCCCGACCAATATTGTGGTGGTGGCGGCCATCATTAAAAATCCGTGGGCGGGCAGGGGATTTGTTGAAAATCTGCGCCCGGAAATCCTCGATATCGCCATGGATCTCAGCCATCAGATGACCAACCGCCTGCTGGTACAAATGCCTGGTGAAAAAATCGAGGCCTGCGGAAAATCCGCTGCCGTTGGCATAAATGGCGAGATCGAACATGCATCGGCCATGATCCACACCCTGCGATTTGGCAACCCGTTTCGCGAAGCCATTGGCGGCACCAATTATCTGGAATTTACCAATACCCGCAATGCGCCCGGTGCCCTTATGGCATTGCCGATGATGCATAAAAGCGAAACTGGCAAACGCTCCCATTTCCTGACCGCAAATTTCCAGATCGCGGATGCCCCTGGCCCCGATGAAATCATGGTGGCCATAGGTGCGGCCGATAATGGCCGGCCACATGCCCGCATTGCGGACCGTTTCCAGGATCTGGCTGAACTCGAAGCCTGA
- a CDS encoding flavin reductase, whose protein sequence is MANATARADSAIDGKMLRNAFGTFVTGITVVTTLDADGSPRGMTANSFTSVSLDPPLLLVCISKSASSHPVFTSAGRFAVNILHEDQTDISNVFASRAEDKFQSVTYSTMHTGAPVLSDCLSWFDCSTFSQADAGDHTILIGQVRAFGTTPVAPLGFCRGKYVSVKDPLPAGWLEPNGMLIGYLIEAGDRLLMRSDGKGGWVLPTAKRLRTDRQLELAGDSALSLIPENTFLYSVFDVADNDPGHLVYRARLAGDWSESTLPGDMKLFPVNDLPFDQIPTHELRSTLRRYVRERQSNQFGIYMDSGDGGRVAMIEGDLQA, encoded by the coding sequence ATGGCAAACGCAACTGCCCGCGCTGATAGCGCGATTGATGGCAAAATGCTGCGAAACGCGTTTGGAACGTTTGTTACCGGCATTACGGTGGTAACCACGCTGGATGCCGATGGCTCCCCGCGCGGAATGACGGCAAATTCATTTACATCGGTGTCGCTGGACCCGCCGCTTTTGCTGGTATGCATTTCGAAATCGGCATCCAGTCATCCGGTTTTTACCAGTGCCGGGCGGTTTGCCGTCAATATCCTGCATGAAGACCAGACCGATATTTCCAATGTCTTTGCATCGCGCGCCGAAGACAAATTCCAGTCCGTCACTTACAGCACCATGCATACCGGTGCCCCGGTATTAAGCGACTGCCTTAGCTGGTTTGACTGTTCGACTTTTAGCCAGGCCGATGCCGGCGATCACACCATTCTGATTGGTCAGGTCCGGGCATTTGGCACAACGCCGGTGGCACCGCTTGGTTTTTGCCGGGGCAAATATGTCAGCGTCAAGGACCCGCTACCGGCGGGCTGGCTGGAGCCCAATGGCATGCTGATCGGTTACCTGATCGAAGCTGGTGACCGCCTTTTGATGCGTTCTGACGGCAAGGGTGGCTGGGTATTGCCAACCGCAAAACGCCTGCGAACGGATCGGCAACTGGAACTGGCCGGGGATAGCGCCCTAAGCCTGATCCCGGAAAACACGTTTTTATATTCCGTTTTTGATGTCGCCGATAATGACCCGGGCCACCTTGTTTATCGCGCGCGCCTTGCTGGCGACTGGAGCGAAAGCACCCTGCCCGGCGACATGAAACTGTTTCCGGTGAACGACCTGCCGTTTGACCAGATCCCCACCCACGAATTGCGATCAACACTGCGCCGTTATGTGCGCGAACGGCAAAGCAATCAATTTGGGATCTACATGGATTCTGGTGATGGCGGCCGTGTCGCCATGATCGAAGGCGACCTGCAAGCCTGA
- a CDS encoding LLM class flavin-dependent oxidoreductase: protein MKFSVSLTMERFSPDVPMTKVKNDLLELAQIADEGGFETIWTAEHHTLECTISPNPFQTLVWLAQHTKNIRLGTSTLVAPYWSPIRLAGEAALCDHLTDGRLEFGIARGSYQYEFDRMAGGMPQQEGVAYLKEIVPAVKKLWTGDYAHDGHYWKFPITAAVPKPVQNPHPPIWVAARDPGTFDWAIANGANIMSTPLSMPAAEIAVLGEKFAKAVSDHPEVPRPRFMMQRRTCVYDNPEDWKIAVQHSIDYGRAFENLMQNLGGVKDGFPEAVPFEAVKGKENYNPENIRKNLLFGTPDEVIEKLLDYEAAGVDQYCLGLTFNLPFELRKRTLELFIRDIIPFFAAREKERDRAMAGA from the coding sequence ATGAAGTTTTCCGTATCCTTGACGATGGAACGTTTTTCACCCGACGTTCCCATGACCAAAGTCAAAAACGACCTGCTGGAACTGGCACAGATTGCCGATGAGGGTGGATTTGAAACCATCTGGACGGCTGAACATCACACGCTGGAATGCACCATTTCGCCCAACCCGTTTCAAACGCTGGTCTGGCTGGCGCAGCATACCAAAAACATCCGCCTTGGCACATCAACACTGGTGGCACCTTACTGGTCACCGATCCGCCTGGCCGGGGAAGCCGCCCTTTGTGACCATTTAACCGATGGCCGCCTGGAATTTGGCATTGCGCGCGGGTCCTATCAATATGAATTTGACCGTATGGCAGGCGGCATGCCCCAGCAGGAAGGTGTTGCCTATCTGAAGGAAATTGTCCCGGCAGTAAAAAAACTGTGGACCGGTGATTACGCCCATGACGGGCATTACTGGAAATTCCCGATTACCGCTGCTGTGCCCAAACCGGTGCAAAACCCGCACCCGCCCATTTGGGTGGCCGCGCGTGACCCCGGCACGTTTGACTGGGCCATTGCCAATGGTGCCAACATCATGTCAACGCCGCTATCCATGCCGGCTGCGGAAATTGCGGTGCTGGGCGAAAAATTTGCCAAGGCCGTTTCCGATCACCCCGAAGTACCACGCCCGCGTTTCATGATGCAGCGCCGCACCTGTGTTTATGACAATCCCGAGGACTGGAAGATTGCCGTTCAGCACAGCATTGATTATGGCCGTGCCTTTGAAAACCTGATGCAAAATCTGGGCGGAGTCAAAGACGGTTTCCCCGAAGCCGTGCCGTTCGAGGCCGTAAAGGGCAAGGAAAACTACAATCCGGAAAATATCCGCAAGAACCTTTTGTTCGGCACCCCTGACGAGGTGATTGAAAAGCTGCTTGATTACGAAGCCGCCGGGGTTGACCAATATTGCCTGGGCCTGACCTTTAACCTGCCGTTTGAATTGCGCAAACGCACGCTGGAACTGTTTATTCGCGATATTATTCCGTTCTTTGCCGCGCGCGAAAAAGAACGCGACCGCGCGATGGCAGGCGCATAA